From one Peredibacter starrii genomic stretch:
- a CDS encoding cytochrome-c peroxidase, protein MMKTSIFLTFLAMSSWAIAQDTFMALPDKAPVPKNNPMTKEKIELGKILFFDPRISESGTISCNSCHNVMAGGDDARATSIGHGGQKGKRSAPTVWNSAFLTVQFWDGRSPDLEDQARGPITNPIEMGMKSHDVALERIRQIPGYKKYFEAAFPKDKSPMNIQNAVNAIAAYERTLITPGSKFDQYMKGNKKAMNAQEIRGMKTVETVGCTACHFGPNFSGPLPPEKEGNYQKFPQNPNPEIVKKYNLSEDLGRYEVTKKEEDKNVYRVPTWRNVALTAPYFHNGSVKTLEEAVRVMGKLQLDVDLTSNQVEDIVAFLNTLTGPFPAQTMPRLPELRGRTLVED, encoded by the coding sequence ATGATGAAAACCTCAATCTTCCTCACTTTCCTGGCCATGAGTAGCTGGGCCATTGCTCAGGATACTTTTATGGCGCTTCCTGATAAGGCTCCCGTGCCAAAAAATAATCCAATGACCAAAGAGAAAATTGAACTTGGTAAAATTCTATTCTTCGATCCACGAATTTCGGAGTCCGGCACGATCTCATGTAATAGCTGTCACAACGTTATGGCCGGAGGAGATGATGCTCGTGCGACCTCCATTGGTCACGGCGGTCAGAAAGGGAAGCGAAGTGCACCGACGGTTTGGAACTCGGCATTCCTTACTGTTCAATTCTGGGATGGTCGTTCACCTGATCTAGAAGACCAGGCAAGAGGTCCAATCACAAATCCAATTGAAATGGGAATGAAGTCTCATGATGTGGCCCTTGAGAGAATCAGACAAATTCCTGGTTATAAAAAATACTTCGAGGCAGCTTTCCCGAAGGATAAGTCGCCAATGAATATCCAAAATGCCGTGAATGCGATCGCTGCTTACGAGCGAACTCTTATTACTCCGGGAAGTAAGTTTGATCAATATATGAAAGGTAATAAGAAGGCGATGAACGCTCAAGAGATACGCGGTATGAAAACCGTAGAAACTGTTGGCTGTACCGCTTGTCACTTTGGGCCAAACTTTTCTGGACCACTTCCGCCAGAGAAAGAAGGTAACTATCAGAAGTTTCCACAGAACCCAAATCCTGAGATCGTGAAAAAATATAATCTTAGTGAAGATCTTGGTCGCTATGAAGTGACAAAGAAGGAAGAGGATAAAAACGTTTACCGAGTTCCAACTTGGAGAAACGTTGCTCTAACTGCTCCTTATTTCCATAACGGATCTGTTAAGACCCTTGAAGAAGCGGTGAGAGTCATGGGGAAACTTCAACTGGATGTGGATCTAACTAGCAATCAGGTTGAAGATATTGTGGCCTTCCTCAATACACTGACTGGGCCTTTCCCAGCTCAAACTATGCCTCGTCTCCCTGAACTCAGAGGCAGAACGCTGGTTGAAGACTAA
- a CDS encoding NUDIX hydrolase produces the protein MKEAVMIVLEKDGKFLLGKRSAWKAKAPGFWCPISGHIEPNETEEAAVIREAQEELGIVVRPTQKITSTPTHDGRVMLHWWKAEIVSGTPVINNNENEVIHWFSRAELKTLEPTFKEDIAILIS, from the coding sequence ATGAAAGAAGCAGTCATGATTGTCCTAGAAAAGGACGGCAAATTTCTATTGGGAAAACGAAGCGCTTGGAAGGCCAAGGCCCCAGGCTTTTGGTGCCCAATTTCGGGCCACATTGAGCCTAATGAGACCGAGGAAGCAGCAGTCATTCGTGAGGCCCAGGAAGAACTGGGAATTGTCGTTCGCCCTACTCAAAAAATCACTTCTACTCCGACCCACGATGGCAGAGTGATGCTCCATTGGTGGAAAGCTGAGATCGTTTCAGGCACACCAGTTATTAATAATAATGAAAATGAAGTGATTCACTGGTTCTCTCGCGCAGAACTCAAGACATTAGAGCCTACTTTCAAAGAAGATATCGCGATCTTAATTTCGTAG
- a CDS encoding short chain dehydrogenase, giving the protein MKIVIVGATGTIGKRVTEFLSEGHEVITVGKTSGQFQVDIADPKSIRALFEKIGKFDALVSTTGDVAFVPLKDLTNDHWEVGIRNKFLGQVNLVQIGKEYINEGGSFTLTSGILSQTFIAAGTSATSINRAVEGFAQAAAAEIGRGIRINVVSPDLLEDSKAAFGSFFPGHYGVIGCRVAQAYMKSVLGIETGRIYKALNNDYVS; this is encoded by the coding sequence ATGAAGATCGTTATCGTTGGAGCAACAGGTACTATTGGTAAAAGAGTTACAGAGTTTTTGTCTGAGGGTCATGAAGTTATAACTGTAGGTAAGACTTCGGGCCAGTTTCAGGTTGATATTGCCGATCCTAAATCGATCCGTGCCCTTTTTGAGAAAATTGGAAAGTTCGATGCCTTGGTTTCAACCACTGGAGATGTAGCATTCGTTCCATTAAAAGACCTAACAAACGATCACTGGGAAGTGGGAATTCGTAATAAGTTTTTAGGGCAAGTTAACCTTGTTCAGATCGGGAAAGAATATATCAATGAAGGGGGATCATTCACTCTCACTTCGGGGATTCTTTCTCAAACATTTATCGCGGCCGGGACATCGGCCACAAGTATTAACCGTGCGGTTGAAGGATTTGCTCAAGCGGCAGCTGCTGAAATCGGACGTGGAATCAGGATTAATGTCGTTTCGCCAGATCTATTGGAAGACTCGAAGGCCGCTTTTGGTTCATTCTTTCCGGGTCACTATGGTGTGATAGGTTGTAGAGTTGCTCAGGCGTATATGAAATCAGTTTTAGGAATTGAGACAGGGAGAATCTATAAAGCACTTAATAACGATTATGTGAGTTAA
- a CDS encoding LysR family transcriptional regulator, producing the protein METMSLNAYLPDVLAFYEVAKCGGFTQAAEKMNLSKAQLSKQVARLETILRAQLFFRTTRKINLTEEGKHLLQYAESIVKLSHDAAESMKELVDEEGGLIRITAPSSLADSLAPPLIKMFNEKLPNLKVEIEASNVKRDLIAEGYDFALRAIVETDPELVARYIGHIKDVIVATPDYVKKNKIKGIDPSELKDIPVLMASLRKSWNTWKFQKGNKDFSIDVHGNYASSSYQTNRWLCLSGLGVARLPYYLVENDLQDKKLTLLYKDYSIATHPLYLVYPSKGYRAKKNKIAKDLIWSWLQGAKGSIV; encoded by the coding sequence ATGGAAACAATGTCTCTAAATGCTTACTTACCTGATGTCCTGGCCTTTTACGAAGTCGCGAAATGTGGTGGATTCACTCAAGCGGCCGAGAAGATGAATTTGTCTAAAGCTCAGTTATCAAAACAAGTGGCGCGACTTGAAACCATATTAAGAGCACAACTCTTTTTTAGAACCACTAGAAAGATCAACCTTACGGAAGAAGGAAAGCATCTCCTTCAGTATGCTGAATCTATTGTGAAGCTTTCCCACGATGCGGCCGAATCCATGAAAGAGCTAGTAGACGAAGAGGGCGGACTCATTCGTATTACGGCACCAAGTTCTCTGGCCGATTCGTTGGCACCACCATTGATTAAAATGTTCAATGAAAAGCTACCGAACCTCAAAGTTGAAATCGAGGCCAGTAATGTGAAACGTGATCTCATTGCTGAGGGATATGATTTCGCTTTAAGGGCGATTGTTGAGACCGATCCCGAGCTGGTGGCCCGTTATATTGGTCACATCAAGGATGTTATCGTAGCGACTCCTGATTACGTGAAGAAAAATAAGATCAAGGGAATTGATCCCTCTGAATTAAAAGATATCCCTGTGCTTATGGCCTCACTTCGCAAGAGCTGGAACACATGGAAGTTCCAGAAGGGGAATAAGGACTTCTCAATTGATGTGCATGGAAACTATGCAAGTTCAAGTTATCAGACCAATCGCTGGCTTTGTCTCTCAGGGCTAGGAGTGGCAAGACTTCCGTACTACCTGGTTGAGAATGATCTTCAAGACAAAAAGCTCACACTTCTTTATAAAGACTATTCAATTGCGACCCACCCACTGTATCTGGTTTATCCATCGAAGGGGTATCGAGCTAAAAAGAATAAGATCGCGAAGGATCTGATTTGGAGTTGGCTTCAGGGAGCGAAGGGATCAATCGTTTAA
- a CDS encoding YdeI/OmpD-associated family protein gives MNSKVEKYISSAKKWQPEMEALREILLTCPLEEEIKWGKPSYSAEGGNIVLIQDFKNYLALLFFKGGIMKDPKGVLVKMGENTQVGRQMRFADVKEVQKLKTIIKSYVKEAIAIEKSGEKVEVKPAKVKVATELQDAFEKKPALKKAFDSLTPGRQKAYNIYFSSAKQAATRISRIEKCTKQILAGKGLND, from the coding sequence ATGAATTCAAAAGTCGAAAAGTACATTAGTTCAGCAAAAAAATGGCAGCCAGAAATGGAGGCCCTGCGTGAAATTCTCCTCACCTGTCCTCTGGAAGAAGAAATTAAATGGGGCAAACCTAGCTATTCAGCTGAGGGTGGCAACATTGTTCTCATTCAAGATTTCAAGAACTACCTCGCCCTGTTGTTTTTCAAGGGCGGAATCATGAAGGACCCCAAGGGTGTTCTGGTTAAAATGGGAGAGAATACTCAAGTTGGGCGTCAAATGCGATTTGCTGACGTAAAAGAAGTTCAAAAACTCAAAACGATTATTAAGTCTTACGTCAAAGAGGCCATCGCGATTGAAAAGTCCGGTGAAAAAGTTGAAGTAAAACCGGCGAAGGTTAAAGTTGCGACAGAACTTCAAGATGCATTTGAGAAGAAGCCAGCCTTAAAGAAGGCGTTCGACTCTCTTACTCCAGGTCGCCAGAAGGCCTACAACATTTATTTCTCATCCGCCAAACAAGCGGCCACTCGCATTTCGCGAATCGAAAAATGTACTAAACAGATTCTTGCGGGGAAGGGATTAAACGATTGA
- a CDS encoding M14 family metallopeptidase, with translation MNKQHLVPWGAAEKANWLKEQTIKRSYKDEVITKIEKLKSTMDVTQYGALSINPSLYPVFLIKTRNFDKNKKTILITGGVHGYETSGVHGALAFMEKEAKNYTDTFNILCTPCISPWGYETINRWNNLAIDPNRSFIENSPAEECVLFLKAMEPFINDIYAHFDLHETTDTDNSVFRPAKAARDGKEPDPWSEIPDGFYGVGDTENPCFDFQKAIIDSVRKVTHIAPADENGNIIGEPLEQEGVINYPVKSLSLCAGFSNAKFTTTTEVYPDSPKVTDAICNDAQVAAIKGGLDYLKNA, from the coding sequence ATGAATAAGCAACATTTAGTCCCTTGGGGAGCCGCAGAAAAAGCAAATTGGCTCAAAGAACAAACAATTAAGCGTTCTTACAAGGACGAAGTGATCACGAAGATTGAAAAGCTTAAAAGCACAATGGACGTGACTCAATACGGTGCTCTTTCAATTAATCCTTCGCTTTATCCGGTCTTTCTTATTAAGACTCGTAACTTCGATAAAAATAAGAAAACGATTCTTATCACCGGTGGTGTTCACGGTTATGAAACAAGTGGTGTTCATGGCGCTCTCGCTTTCATGGAAAAAGAAGCAAAGAACTACACCGATACTTTTAATATCCTTTGCACTCCTTGTATCAGTCCGTGGGGATATGAAACGATTAATCGTTGGAACAATCTAGCAATTGATCCAAATCGTTCGTTCATTGAAAATAGCCCGGCCGAAGAATGTGTTCTGTTCTTGAAAGCAATGGAACCATTCATCAATGATATCTACGCTCATTTTGATCTACATGAAACTACGGACACAGATAACTCAGTTTTCCGTCCGGCAAAAGCAGCGAGAGACGGTAAAGAACCAGATCCTTGGTCGGAGATTCCAGATGGTTTCTACGGAGTAGGTGATACTGAGAATCCATGTTTTGATTTCCAGAAGGCGATCATTGATTCAGTTAGAAAGGTCACGCACATTGCTCCGGCAGATGAAAATGGAAACATCATTGGTGAACCACTCGAACAAGAGGGCGTGATTAACTATCCTGTGAAGTCACTTTCACTTTGTGCGGGGTTCTCAAACGCGAAGTTCACGACAACGACTGAAGTTTATCCTGATAGTCCAAAAGTCACTGATGCCATTTGTAATGATGCTCAAGTGGCAGCGATTAAGGGTGGATTGGATTATTTGAAAAATGCGTGA
- a CDS encoding DEAD/DEAH box helicase — protein sequence MDTNINTNWSDLGLSEKMLELIAEAGYKHPSPVQEKTIPFALKGLDVLVSSQTGSGKTASFVIPSVDRFKEKNGTYILALSPTREIAQQTGEVFASFAKPFGMKVAVCIGGANMNDEKEALATSPHIIVATPGRLCDHLERGNIWLDFIQCLIFDEADRMLEMGFAKQIDLITEQIPKERQTLMLSATFAPAVEKLARRAMNNPEQVVIEKTKQTAPKIDQELFWIPEERKLGQLLRILEREKGTVFVFVNSKEKTFQLSRLLINKGVTDVTYIHSDLQQEHRELAVSDFKSGKFRIIIATDVMGRGIDVDDVAHVVNYDVPKEAADYIHRIGRTGRRGQTGHASTFAIPGKDDKAIEAISKLRGKAAPPKPGSGQRNDRGPRDNRGPRNNRGPRPERQRTQPAKVQQPSPIAPMTQSIPKETPVVKKIGLLEKIKKFFSRS from the coding sequence ATGGATACAAATATCAATACAAATTGGTCTGATCTCGGACTTTCTGAAAAAATGCTCGAACTCATAGCGGAGGCAGGCTATAAGCATCCTTCTCCGGTTCAGGAAAAAACCATTCCTTTCGCACTCAAGGGCCTGGATGTTCTTGTTTCATCTCAGACCGGAAGTGGGAAGACGGCGAGTTTTGTCATCCCAAGTGTTGACCGATTTAAAGAGAAAAACGGCACATATATTTTAGCACTGTCTCCTACGAGAGAAATCGCGCAACAAACCGGTGAGGTCTTTGCCAGTTTCGCAAAACCCTTCGGAATGAAAGTTGCAGTTTGTATTGGCGGTGCCAATATGAATGATGAAAAAGAAGCACTTGCGACTTCTCCCCATATCATTGTGGCGACTCCTGGAAGACTTTGTGATCACCTCGAGCGTGGAAATATCTGGCTAGATTTCATTCAATGCCTGATCTTTGATGAAGCAGATCGTATGCTTGAAATGGGTTTTGCTAAACAAATCGACCTCATTACTGAGCAGATTCCAAAAGAAAGACAGACACTCATGCTTTCTGCCACCTTTGCTCCCGCAGTTGAGAAGCTTGCTCGTCGAGCGATGAACAATCCTGAACAAGTAGTGATTGAGAAAACCAAACAAACTGCCCCTAAAATTGATCAAGAACTTTTTTGGATTCCGGAAGAGCGAAAACTTGGACAGCTACTCCGAATTCTTGAAAGAGAGAAAGGCACAGTTTTTGTCTTTGTTAACTCCAAAGAAAAGACTTTTCAGTTGTCACGCTTACTGATCAATAAAGGAGTGACAGATGTTACCTACATCCACTCAGATCTTCAGCAAGAACACCGTGAACTGGCCGTATCTGATTTTAAATCTGGCAAGTTTCGTATCATTATTGCGACTGATGTAATGGGGCGCGGGATTGATGTTGATGATGTTGCCCACGTAGTTAACTATGACGTTCCCAAAGAAGCTGCCGACTACATCCACCGCATTGGGCGAACTGGTCGACGTGGTCAAACTGGTCACGCTTCAACTTTTGCTATTCCAGGGAAAGACGATAAAGCAATCGAGGCCATTTCCAAGCTTCGCGGCAAAGCAGCTCCACCGAAACCAGGTTCTGGACAGAGAAATGATCGCGGTCCGAGAGATAATAGAGGTCCTAGAAATAATAGAGGGCCACGTCCAGAAAGACAGAGAACTCAGCCAGCAAAGGTTCAACAGCCGAGTCCAATAGCTCCGATGACTCAATCGATTCCGAAAGAAACTCCAGTAGTGAAGAAGATTGGGTTACTGGAAAAGATCAAAAAGTTTTTTTCGAGATCGTGA
- a CDS encoding TetR/AcrR family transcriptional regulator encodes MSRTKKMSDSDLLEIAFDVIAREGFTSFTFEQVGKAVKLSPAALVKRFKTKKQLALLARNQKWERNIGEIESQKFKELEGLNGIFDFLTVIANSVNSKRLNEHVIWLGTEAGNPRSRKKVAAYFETTRNVFQKLLKEAIERGELSKKIDPKPFSKTLEALVQGAIFQFAFLDERDIEFHLKVHFKTVLAPYILKEVT; translated from the coding sequence ATGAGCCGTACCAAAAAGATGAGTGATTCAGATTTGTTAGAGATTGCCTTCGACGTCATTGCCCGAGAAGGTTTTACTTCATTTACTTTTGAGCAAGTTGGAAAGGCAGTTAAACTTTCGCCAGCGGCATTGGTTAAAAGATTTAAAACAAAAAAACAACTAGCCCTCCTAGCGCGAAATCAGAAATGGGAGCGAAACATTGGAGAAATCGAATCGCAAAAGTTTAAGGAGCTTGAAGGCCTAAACGGTATTTTTGATTTTCTGACAGTCATTGCCAATAGTGTGAACTCAAAGCGATTAAACGAACATGTTATCTGGCTCGGAACTGAAGCAGGTAATCCACGGTCAAGAAAAAAGGTCGCTGCTTATTTTGAAACAACAAGAAACGTATTTCAAAAACTGCTCAAAGAGGCGATTGAGCGTGGAGAGCTTTCCAAAAAGATTGATCCGAAACCATTCTCTAAGACTCTAGAGGCATTAGTACAAGGTGCTATTTTCCAGTTTGCTTTTTTGGATGAGAGAGATATTGAATTTCATCTCAAAGTTCATTTTAAAACAGTTCTTGCCCCTTACATACTCAAAGAGGTCACTTAA
- a CDS encoding dienelactone hydrolase family protein yields the protein MSYFDYTDGETIFEGYLATNGDNKTKRPCVLIGHAWSGPSEHFNIIAEALSKEGFIGFAFDVYGKGVRGKVDGDNSHLMNPLLEDRMLLRRRLLAALREAQKNPLVISDRIAVMGHCFGGLCALDLARANPEGLKGAISIHGLLHAPRSESNSKIDSSVLVLHGWEDPMVNPTSILDFSTEMTQAGADWQIHCYGHAMHAFTLQGADIPELGIKYNERAHKRAERASLDFLKEILF from the coding sequence ATGAGTTACTTTGACTACACTGATGGAGAAACAATTTTTGAAGGCTATTTGGCCACTAATGGTGACAATAAGACGAAACGACCGTGCGTTCTTATTGGCCATGCCTGGAGCGGTCCAAGTGAGCATTTTAATATCATTGCCGAAGCTCTCTCCAAAGAAGGCTTTATTGGATTTGCATTCGATGTTTATGGCAAAGGTGTCAGAGGCAAAGTTGACGGAGACAATAGTCATCTCATGAATCCTCTTTTAGAGGACAGAATGTTATTACGGAGGAGATTATTGGCCGCACTGAGGGAAGCTCAAAAAAATCCTTTAGTCATTTCTGATAGAATAGCAGTTATGGGCCACTGTTTTGGTGGATTGTGTGCACTTGATTTGGCCCGAGCAAATCCTGAAGGATTAAAAGGAGCAATCAGTATCCACGGTCTTCTTCATGCGCCTAGATCAGAGTCGAATTCAAAAATTGATTCAAGCGTGCTTGTTCTTCATGGTTGGGAAGATCCGATGGTAAATCCAACGAGTATTTTGGATTTTTCAACTGAGATGACACAAGCTGGAGCCGATTGGCAGATTCATTGCTATGGACATGCAATGCATGCTTTTACTCTTCAAGGGGCCGATATTCCAGAATTAGGTATTAAGTACAATGAAAGGGCCCATAAGAGAGCTGAGCGAGCGTCGCTGGACTTTTTGAAAGAGATACTATTTTGA
- a CDS encoding PAS domain-containing sensor histidine kinase, translating to MKDISAVQFKQIAEAIPHIVWTADTNGDIDYVSKQAIDYSGTSREEQLGMKWLQFVHPDDKEKALSTWMKAVHSGQMFDMEYRLRRHDNKYFWMKACAVPIHDPDGKITKWFGTCTDINDSKLAQIRYERNIDITPALLWATNQDGSNIYLNQQWLDFTGQTPEEGHGKGWLNTIHPDDRERISKLVQEAQAKREKFRFEYRIKHKDGVYRWAVDSGNPRYDQDGNYQGYSGVVFDIQDQKDVRELLENFWNLPGNMLAISDTKTSHFIELSPAWEVTLGYTVEEIKGRTWMSFVHPDDMKDTMKQGAKLLDGERLIGFENRYRTKNGDWVWLSWTVHPVGEKLYCRVTDVTERKLALQRLEESEKRFRFYTEAMPQMFFIADPKGNITFFNKRHYEYFGINPEDDEGWKWTEQQIHHPDDLNRTIVTWQKSLRTGVPYQIEYRLRRHDGVYRWHLGLAIPIRDENGNIREWLGTNTDIHDAKTATEELKDLTKKLQAALQSRDEFISIASHELKTPITSIKLKNQMQLRALAQKSASALDPEKVENLAHETDVQISRLARLVNDMLDVSKIRLGQFTLNKERVLMSELVKHVIQYMTPEFHENKCPVPEVRIIKDAQGDWDRIRIEQIIQNILSNGIKYSDCDSLRITIDLKGDFICVAIKDQGPGISEELQERIFERFERGVKASEISGMGLGLFISQQIALAHHGKITVKSKLGEGCTFTLALPISK from the coding sequence GTGAAAGATATCAGTGCAGTACAGTTTAAACAAATCGCAGAGGCCATCCCGCATATCGTGTGGACAGCTGACACCAATGGAGACATTGATTATGTCTCAAAGCAGGCCATTGATTATTCAGGAACAAGCCGAGAAGAACAGCTTGGTATGAAATGGCTTCAATTCGTACATCCAGACGATAAAGAGAAAGCTTTATCAACCTGGATGAAGGCGGTTCATAGTGGACAAATGTTTGATATGGAATATCGTCTGAGAAGACACGATAATAAGTATTTCTGGATGAAGGCCTGTGCAGTACCGATCCATGATCCCGATGGAAAAATTACCAAATGGTTTGGAACTTGTACTGACATCAATGATTCGAAGCTAGCGCAAATTCGTTACGAGAGAAACATCGATATTACTCCTGCCCTCTTATGGGCAACAAATCAAGATGGGTCGAATATCTATCTAAACCAACAATGGCTGGATTTCACAGGTCAGACGCCAGAAGAAGGTCATGGAAAAGGATGGCTTAACACAATTCACCCAGATGATCGGGAGAGAATAAGTAAACTCGTTCAAGAGGCCCAAGCAAAGCGAGAGAAATTTCGTTTTGAATACCGTATCAAACATAAAGATGGAGTCTACCGTTGGGCCGTTGATTCAGGGAATCCGAGGTATGACCAGGATGGAAACTATCAAGGTTACTCTGGAGTCGTCTTTGATATTCAAGATCAAAAAGACGTAAGAGAACTACTCGAAAACTTCTGGAACCTACCCGGCAATATGCTCGCCATCTCTGATACAAAGACCAGTCACTTTATTGAGCTTAGCCCGGCCTGGGAAGTTACTTTGGGTTACACAGTTGAGGAAATTAAGGGCCGCACCTGGATGAGTTTCGTTCATCCTGACGATATGAAAGATACAATGAAACAAGGGGCCAAACTTTTAGATGGCGAAAGATTAATTGGCTTTGAGAATCGCTATCGCACAAAGAATGGCGATTGGGTTTGGTTATCATGGACGGTCCACCCTGTAGGAGAAAAACTTTATTGTCGTGTAACGGATGTAACAGAAAGAAAGCTGGCCTTGCAGCGGCTTGAAGAAAGTGAGAAGCGATTTAGATTTTATACCGAGGCGATGCCACAAATGTTTTTTATCGCGGATCCAAAAGGAAATATTACTTTCTTTAATAAGCGTCACTATGAATATTTCGGCATAAATCCAGAGGATGACGAAGGATGGAAATGGACCGAACAACAAATTCATCATCCTGATGATTTGAACCGCACCATTGTGACCTGGCAGAAATCACTTAGAACTGGAGTTCCATACCAGATTGAGTATCGTCTTCGAAGACACGACGGAGTTTATCGATGGCATTTGGGTCTTGCTATTCCGATCAGAGATGAAAATGGGAATATCAGGGAGTGGCTTGGGACAAATACAGATATTCATGATGCTAAAACTGCCACTGAAGAACTAAAAGATTTAACAAAGAAGCTTCAAGCAGCTCTCCAAAGTAGAGATGAATTTATATCAATTGCCAGTCACGAGTTAAAAACTCCAATTACTTCTATCAAATTGAAAAATCAGATGCAGCTTCGTGCTCTGGCCCAAAAATCCGCCTCCGCACTAGACCCAGAAAAAGTTGAAAATCTTGCTCATGAAACAGATGTCCAGATCTCCCGGCTTGCTCGCCTTGTGAATGACATGCTGGATGTCTCTAAAATTCGTCTGGGTCAGTTTACTTTAAATAAAGAACGAGTCCTGATGTCGGAACTTGTGAAGCATGTGATTCAGTACATGACGCCCGAGTTTCACGAAAACAAATGTCCAGTTCCTGAAGTCAGAATCATTAAAGATGCCCAAGGCGATTGGGACAGAATTAGGATTGAACAAATTATTCAAAACATACTCTCCAATGGAATTAAATACTCAGACTGCGATAGCCTGAGAATCACCATTGATCTTAAAGGCGATTTCATTTGTGTTGCCATTAAAGACCAAGGTCCCGGAATCTCGGAAGAACTACAAGAGAGAATCTTCGAAAGATTTGAACGTGGAGTAAAGGCCAGCGAGATAAGTGGGATGGGACTTGGACTATTTATTTCTCAACAAATTGCCCTCGCCCATCATGGAAAAATCACGGTTAAAAGTAAGCTCGGTGAAGGTTGCACATTTACCCTGGCCCTTCCAATTTCAAAATAG